In Nitrospinota bacterium, a genomic segment contains:
- a CDS encoding aminomethyl transferase family protein: protein MKNPNHPSVDQSDRVVPYNLRQSGRTPTELLISTRVRKSPFWHLSHEAGCWRATVYNRIYHPRGYVRPEDGGAMVEYEALVNRVTMWNVAVERQICVKGPDAEAFTNFVITRDATKIEPGNGKYAILCNEKGGVLNDPVLLRIAEDEFWFSISDSDLLLWLQGVNVSKKFNVMIDEIDVCPLQIQGPLSEDLMAKLAGEELREIPYYGLMETKINGASVVISQTGFTGEKGYEIYVRDAHENAEIVWNAVLEAGEEFGLMVIAPAHHRRIQAGILSWGQDLDHETSPFQVNLSYQVPRNKEADYIGKEELERQRAEIDAGDFPFKMRMVGLIFGGKEITDYAPDFWLIADTDGNDMGYITSPWWSPELETNVALGWVPWTSSEIGTKLQVKLPDEYSESPGVAADGEIVEVPFRESVNPNKREVQKAKGLDFAD, encoded by the coding sequence ATGAAAAATCCAAATCATCCTAGTGTGGATCAAAGCGATCGTGTGGTTCCTTATAATTTAAGGCAAAGTGGTCGAACGCCTACTGAGTTATTAATCTCAACTAGAGTAAGAAAATCACCATTTTGGCATTTATCTCATGAAGCAGGTTGCTGGAGAGCAACGGTTTATAACCGAATTTACCATCCTAGAGGATACGTAAGGCCTGAAGATGGTGGCGCCATGGTTGAATATGAAGCCTTGGTTAATCGGGTAACTATGTGGAATGTTGCTGTTGAAAGACAGATATGCGTTAAAGGTCCTGATGCAGAAGCCTTCACAAATTTTGTTATAACGCGTGATGCAACAAAAATTGAACCTGGAAATGGTAAATACGCTATTTTATGCAACGAAAAAGGCGGCGTCTTGAACGACCCTGTTTTATTGCGAATAGCAGAAGATGAGTTCTGGTTCTCTATTTCTGATAGCGATCTCTTGCTATGGCTTCAAGGGGTAAATGTATCTAAAAAATTCAATGTAATGATTGATGAAATTGATGTCTGTCCTTTGCAGATTCAAGGCCCTCTTTCTGAAGATCTTATGGCTAAACTCGCTGGTGAAGAACTTAGAGAGATTCCCTACTACGGTCTGATGGAGACTAAAATTAATGGGGCATCTGTGGTCATTAGTCAAACTGGATTCACAGGTGAAAAAGGCTACGAGATTTATGTGCGCGATGCCCATGAAAATGCTGAAATTGTTTGGAATGCAGTTCTTGAGGCAGGTGAAGAGTTTGGATTAATGGTTATTGCGCCTGCACATCATCGTCGTATTCAAGCAGGCATCTTATCTTGGGGGCAAGACCTCGATCATGAAACATCACCATTTCAGGTAAACCTTAGTTATCAGGTTCCTAGAAACAAAGAGGCTGATTACATTGGTAAAGAGGAACTAGAAAGGCAGAGAGCTGAAATTGATGCAGGAGATTTCCCATTTAAAATGCGAATGGTGGGTCTGATTTTTGGTGGTAAAGAGATCACAGATTATGCTCCTGATTTTTGGTTGATTGCTGATACTGATGGCAATGACATGGGCTATATCACTTCACCGTGGTGGTCTCCAGAGCTTGAAACGAATGTTGCATTGGGCTGGGTTCCCTGGACATCGTCTGAAATAGGAACCAAACTCCAGGTTAAGCTGCCTGATGAGTATTCTGAATCGCCTGGAGTGGCAGCTGATGGTGAAATTGTTGAGGTACCTTTCAGAGAGTCTGTTAATCCAAACAAAAGAGAGGTTCAAAAGGCCAAAGGTCTTGATTTTGCTGATTAA